In Immundisolibacter sp., the following proteins share a genomic window:
- a CDS encoding SRPBCC family protein has product MNAIHDSALPVPERYLRDDPAAGVFDVHRDVYRDPALFELEMRHVFERHWVFLAHETQLPKPLDYLATWIGRQPVLLHRDDKGKIGAFLNVCPHKGAAVCQSESGNRKFHVCPYHGWTFDARGNCVLVKDRAQGAYPAHFEQADTRLPPLARFGNYRGFLFGSLNPDVPPLEEHLAGISAFLDMIVDQSEHGTEVIPGRSYYTYDANWKMQLENCLDAYHLTSTHPSFINIAASRASGGSSFRNIDIADFVDPAIPSGSYTFANGHGAIWIHTANPEVRPLYRQYDALKARVGQQRADMMLKTINFTVFPNLQFSCNACIQMRVMRPLAVDRTEMRSYCIGPKGEPADQRKLRIHQFEDFFNPTGLATPDDSRVYESVQMGLRARSAPAVGLGHLRGLRQVIQGPDEFAREIGITPLTSSSGRSDVQDETVFHGSYREWARRIKAGLASEVTP; this is encoded by the coding sequence ATGAACGCCATCCACGACAGCGCCCTGCCGGTGCCGGAACGCTACCTGCGCGACGACCCGGCGGCCGGCGTGTTCGATGTCCACCGCGACGTGTACCGCGACCCGGCGCTGTTCGAGCTGGAAATGCGCCACGTGTTCGAGCGCCACTGGGTGTTCCTGGCGCACGAAACGCAGCTGCCCAAACCGCTCGATTACCTGGCCACCTGGATCGGCCGCCAGCCGGTGCTGCTGCACCGCGACGACAAGGGCAAGATCGGCGCCTTCCTGAACGTGTGCCCGCACAAGGGCGCGGCGGTGTGCCAGAGCGAATCGGGCAACCGCAAGTTCCACGTCTGCCCGTACCACGGCTGGACCTTCGACGCCCGAGGCAACTGCGTGCTGGTCAAGGACCGCGCCCAGGGCGCGTATCCGGCGCATTTCGAGCAGGCCGACACGCGCCTGCCGCCGCTGGCGCGCTTTGGCAATTACCGCGGCTTCCTGTTCGGCAGCCTGAACCCCGACGTGCCACCACTGGAAGAACACCTGGCCGGCATCAGCGCGTTTCTGGACATGATCGTCGACCAGTCCGAGCACGGCACCGAGGTCATCCCCGGGCGCTCGTATTACACCTACGACGCCAACTGGAAGATGCAGCTCGAGAACTGCCTGGACGCCTATCACCTGACCTCCACCCACCCGAGCTTCATCAACATCGCCGCCTCGCGCGCCAGCGGCGGCAGCAGCTTTCGCAACATCGACATCGCCGATTTCGTGGACCCGGCCATCCCGTCGGGCAGCTACACCTTCGCCAACGGCCACGGCGCGATCTGGATCCACACCGCCAACCCCGAGGTGCGGCCGCTGTACCGCCAGTACGACGCGCTCAAGGCGCGCGTCGGCCAGCAGCGCGCCGACATGATGCTCAAAACCATCAACTTCACGGTGTTCCCGAACCTGCAGTTCTCGTGCAACGCCTGCATCCAGATGCGCGTCATGCGCCCGCTGGCGGTGGACCGCACCGAGATGCGCAGCTACTGCATCGGCCCGAAGGGCGAGCCGGCCGACCAGCGCAAGCTGCGGATTCACCAGTTCGAGGATTTCTTCAACCCGACTGGCCTCGCCACGCCGGACGACTCGCGGGTGTACGAGTCGGTTCAGATGGGTCTGCGCGCGCGCAGCGCGCCGGCGGTTGGCCTCGGTCATCTGCGCGGGCTGCGTCAGGTCATTCAGGGGCCGGACGAGTTCGCGCGGGAGATCGGCATCACGCCGCTGACCTCGTCCAGCGGCCGCTCGGACGTGCAGGACGAAACCGTGTTCCATGGCTCCTATCGGGAGTGGGCGCGGCGCATCAAGGCCGGCCTGGCCAGCGAGGTGACGCCATGA
- a CDS encoding type IV pilus twitching motility protein PilT → MDITELLAFTVTNKASDLHLSAGMPPMIRVDGDVRRLDLPALDHSQVHDMVYDIMNDRQRKDYEEFLETDFSFEIPGLARFRVNAFNQHRGAAAAFRNVPNKILNLEELEAPQAFAELAMLPRGIVLVTGPTGSGKSTTLAAMLDEKNRAEYGHVVTIEDPIEFVHESKRCLINQREVHRDTLGFSEALRSALREDPDTILVGEMRDLETIRLALTAAETGHLVFATLHTSSAAKTIDRIIDVFPSGEKDMVRAMLSESLRAVIAQTLLKRIGGGRVAAHEIMMGTPAIRNLIRENKVAQIYSAIQTGQAHGMQTLDQCLQKMVTHRKITREEAAVRAVNKELFR, encoded by the coding sequence ATGGACATCACTGAACTGCTGGCATTCACGGTTACCAACAAGGCGTCTGACCTGCACCTGTCGGCGGGCATGCCGCCGATGATCCGCGTCGATGGCGATGTGCGCCGGCTCGACCTGCCGGCGCTGGACCACTCGCAGGTCCACGACATGGTGTACGACATCATGAACGACCGCCAGCGCAAGGACTACGAGGAGTTTCTGGAAACCGACTTCTCGTTCGAGATCCCCGGCCTGGCGCGTTTTCGGGTCAACGCATTCAACCAGCACCGCGGCGCGGCGGCGGCCTTCCGCAACGTGCCCAACAAGATCCTGAACCTGGAGGAGCTCGAAGCGCCGCAGGCCTTTGCCGAACTGGCCATGCTGCCGCGCGGCATCGTGCTGGTGACAGGACCCACCGGTTCGGGCAAGTCGACCACCCTGGCGGCCATGCTCGACGAGAAGAACCGGGCCGAATACGGCCATGTGGTCACCATCGAGGACCCGATCGAGTTCGTGCACGAGAGCAAGCGCTGCCTGATCAACCAGCGCGAGGTGCACCGCGACACGCTGGGCTTCAGCGAGGCCCTGCGCTCGGCCCTGCGCGAGGACCCCGACACCATCCTGGTCGGCGAAATGCGCGACCTGGAAACGATCCGCCTGGCGCTGACTGCGGCCGAAACCGGGCATCTGGTGTTCGCCACCCTGCACACCAGCTCGGCCGCCAAGACCATCGACCGCATCATCGACGTATTCCCGTCCGGCGAGAAGGATATGGTGCGCGCCATGCTGTCCGAATCGCTGCGCGCGGTGATCGCGCAGACCCTGCTCAAGCGCATCGGCGGCGGACGCGTCGCCGCGCACGAGATCATGATGGGCACGCCGGCGATTCGAAACCTGATCCGCGAGAACAAGGTGGCGCAGATCTACTCCGCCATCCAGACCGGCCAGGCGCACGGCATGCAGACACTCGACCAGTGCCTGCAGAAAATGGTCACGCACCGCAAGATAACCCGGGAAGAGGCCGCCGTGCGTGCCGTCAACAAGGAACTGTTCCGCTAG
- a CDS encoding PilT/PilU family type 4a pilus ATPase yields MDFATLLQMMVDQNSSDLFVTAGVAPSIKTHGTVKPACEEKLDAEQAREMCYAVMNERQRTQLENTFECQFAISARGIGRFRVSTFIQRGNVGMVVRKIETHIPTLEELQVPMVLREISMIKRGLALMVGGTGTGKSTTLAAMVGYRNNNSTGHIITIEDPIEYLHPHGGCIVTQREVGVDTLSFEEALKNTLRQAPDVILIGEIRARETMEHAIAFAETGHLCLATLHANNANQALDRIINFFPEDRRQQLFMDLSLNLKAIVSQRLLPTVDGKGRRAAVEVMLASPLITDLIRKGQVHEIKPIMARSNELGMRTFDQALHALYAEGVITYDEAIANADSANDLRLLIKLERDGAAAQMAQDSQKFSLKQEVKDEPAPLVFSRPLPMASRPGEGQNS; encoded by the coding sequence ATCGACTTCGCCACCCTGCTGCAGATGATGGTCGACCAGAACTCGTCGGACCTGTTCGTGACCGCCGGCGTCGCGCCCAGCATCAAGACGCACGGCACCGTGAAGCCGGCCTGTGAGGAAAAGCTCGACGCCGAACAGGCGCGCGAAATGTGCTACGCCGTCATGAACGAGCGCCAGCGCACGCAGCTGGAGAACACCTTCGAGTGCCAGTTCGCCATCTCGGCGCGCGGCATCGGGCGCTTCCGGGTCAGCACCTTCATCCAGCGCGGCAACGTCGGCATGGTGGTGCGCAAGATCGAGACCCACATCCCGACCCTGGAAGAGCTGCAGGTGCCGATGGTGCTGCGCGAGATCTCCATGATCAAGCGTGGGCTGGCGCTGATGGTGGGCGGTACCGGCACCGGCAAGTCCACCACGTTGGCGGCCATGGTCGGCTACCGCAATAACAACAGCACCGGCCACATCATCACCATCGAGGATCCGATTGAGTACCTGCACCCCCACGGCGGCTGCATCGTCACCCAGCGCGAGGTGGGCGTGGACACCCTGTCCTTCGAGGAAGCGCTCAAGAACACGCTGCGCCAGGCGCCCGACGTGATCCTGATCGGCGAAATCCGCGCCCGCGAAACCATGGAACACGCCATCGCCTTTGCCGAAACCGGCCATCTGTGCCTGGCCACGCTGCATGCCAACAATGCCAACCAGGCGCTGGACCGCATCATCAACTTCTTCCCCGAGGACCGGCGCCAGCAGCTGTTCATGGACCTGTCATTGAACCTGAAGGCCATCGTCTCGCAGCGCCTGCTGCCGACCGTCGACGGCAAGGGGCGGCGCGCGGCAGTGGAGGTGATGCTGGCCAGCCCGCTGATCACCGACCTGATCCGCAAGGGCCAGGTGCACGAGATCAAGCCGATCATGGCCCGCTCGAACGAGCTTGGCATGCGCACCTTCGATCAGGCCTTGCATGCCCTGTATGCCGAAGGCGTCATCACCTACGACGAGGCCATCGCCAACGCCGATTCGGCCAACGATTTGCGCCTGCTGATCAAGCTGGAACGCGATGGCGCGGCGGCCCAGATGGCGCAGGATTCGCAGAAATTCTCACTCAAGCAAGAGGTCAAGGACGAGCCGGCACCGCTGGTGTTCAGCCGCCCGCTGCCGATGGCCTCCCGGCCGGGCGAAGGCCAGAACAGCTAG
- a CDS encoding aromatic-ring-hydroxylating dioxygenase subunit beta, which translates to MSPEQALATGSALLYRQARLLDERRWQDWLDLFTEDCEYWVPAWLSEQRQTEDPNTQVSLIYYDLRSRLADRVWRVQSGTSVASDPMPRTCHAITNIQVDEAGDDAIRLFAVFRVDYHWRAQSQAYFGHYQHTLRRDGTDWRIARQKISVLNDYIPTLLDFYLV; encoded by the coding sequence ATGAGTCCCGAGCAGGCCCTCGCCACCGGCAGCGCGCTGCTGTACCGCCAGGCCCGGCTGCTCGACGAGCGCCGCTGGCAGGACTGGCTGGACCTGTTCACCGAGGACTGCGAGTACTGGGTGCCGGCCTGGCTGAGCGAACAGCGCCAGACCGAAGACCCCAACACGCAGGTGTCGCTGATCTACTACGACCTGCGCTCACGCCTGGCGGACCGGGTGTGGCGCGTGCAGTCCGGCACCTCGGTGGCCTCCGACCCCATGCCGCGCACCTGTCACGCCATTACCAACATCCAGGTGGACGAAGCCGGCGACGATGCGATCCGGCTGTTTGCCGTCTTTCGGGTGGATTACCACTGGCGGGCGCAGTCGCAGGCCTACTTTGGCCACTACCAGCACACGCTGCGCCGCGACGGCACCGACTGGCGCATCGCGCGCCAGAAAATCAGCGTGCTGAACGACTACATCCCGACCCTGCTCGATTTTTATCTGGTCTGA
- a CDS encoding nitronate monooxygenase translates to MTARQFRTPFCEHIGIELPIVLAGMGGVSWPRLVAAVSNAGGLGVYGAAGLEPAQIREHIQEIKSLTDKPWALDLLVPMAGVFDAQLDVMMDEGCPIFLSALGLPVELMPQLRRAGMKVGAMIGAPRHARKVVAAGVDFIVAQGTDAGGHTGNIGTWSLIPQVVAVAGDTPVLAAGGIAHGSQLVAALAMGAQGVVLGTRFIASDEARAVESWKRRIVGAEASDTTLTRCYSGKQMRGFRNSYTDSWIGREADILPFPQQMEASRQAGVLDLLGTSDDPDRGCLPTGQSCGGVHDIKPAGAIVRDFLAEAGAALERLPVS, encoded by the coding sequence GTGACTGCAAGGCAATTCAGAACCCCGTTTTGCGAACACATCGGCATCGAGCTGCCAATCGTGCTGGCCGGCATGGGCGGCGTGTCCTGGCCCAGGCTGGTCGCCGCGGTCAGCAATGCCGGTGGCCTTGGCGTGTACGGCGCCGCCGGGCTGGAGCCGGCGCAGATTCGCGAGCACATCCAGGAAATCAAGTCCCTCACCGACAAGCCCTGGGCGCTGGACCTGCTGGTGCCGATGGCCGGCGTGTTCGACGCCCAGCTCGACGTGATGATGGACGAGGGTTGCCCTATCTTTCTGTCGGCGCTGGGCCTGCCGGTCGAGCTGATGCCACAGCTGCGCCGGGCTGGCATGAAAGTCGGCGCCATGATCGGCGCGCCCCGCCACGCCCGAAAGGTGGTCGCGGCCGGGGTTGATTTCATCGTCGCGCAGGGCACCGATGCCGGCGGTCACACCGGCAACATCGGCACCTGGAGCCTGATCCCGCAGGTAGTGGCGGTGGCCGGCGACACGCCGGTACTGGCGGCCGGCGGCATCGCCCACGGCAGTCAGCTGGTGGCGGCGCTGGCCATGGGCGCGCAGGGCGTGGTGCTGGGCACGCGCTTCATCGCCAGCGACGAGGCCCGGGCGGTCGAGTCCTGGAAACGGCGCATCGTCGGCGCCGAGGCCAGCGACACCACGCTCACGCGCTGCTACAGCGGCAAGCAGATGCGCGGCTTTCGCAACAGCTACACGGATTCCTGGATCGGCCGCGAGGCGGACATCCTGCCGTTTCCGCAGCAGATGGAGGCGTCGCGGCAAGCCGGCGTGCTGGACCTGCTGGGCACCAGCGACGACCCGGACCGCGGCTGCCTGCCGACCGGCCAGAGCTGCGGCGGCGTGCACGACATCAAGCCGGCCGGCGCCATCGTGCGGGATTTTCTGGCCGAGGCGGGTGCTGCGCTCGAGCGTCTGCCGGTGAGCTGA